One stretch of Tribolium castaneum strain GA2 chromosome 5, icTriCast1.1, whole genome shotgun sequence DNA includes these proteins:
- the Piezo gene encoding piezo-type mechanosensitive ion channel component isoform X10, which translates to MANFFLCLFIFRIVLPIVLGACIIFRPSLLSAIYLLFLLFLPCIPIPTASSMAGSTGIYIKLLIATSILTFVAQLAFQIVLLAMPPYGHILEKCELLEQILRHVGLVRLDAMNPIAVVTWISPEIVMVVISVGTYVICKKLLEKRTVEVVENEENLPQKAKANRKQFNLFVAVGKYAVLVALCVAAVLRPSVPGGLYFLVFLCAATWWSCCKELGKGFAIVMRCVMAVVVVHMGALYTYQFQWPQEYLDKNSTYARYFGLTPIFWSNCTDDPRTFNWEQEEWATYANPIALFLLYYVLALESKFLLKPQSQKKQGKFLRLEGSFTKPLNRQLSNKQLMRRATTRNKWQSATRKVRIPRTEYAISEHTPLIGGVSPSRRYGSGKKPPVYQDSTGSFTITGENPEDIPMDELGKGAAEEEYKPTIIENVMYGLESILQVIIKSSYIVTNIIMMAWSITYISWITFVLLIWANLLWLVPNQRKSMLRSSPFLVAYAWFLLISAYIYSMNLTESELPTTIEGIDLSEIGFQKVEVLPCNPLLVKCLFTAMFWITLRQFVRERIEERQTTALADMAAPLQVTVGAAAGVENEQDPGSKLMEKIGQYLRKILTKFWIWVVAITLFAVAITGERMTAFRIFYMALFLFFILTFQISFRAWRKMMFGFWLTVIVFSMAILVMVYTYQFKNFDIYWRDYLHVPIQRQLDIGLEKFETKQLFVRLVTPTFFVIITVIQLHYFHKEFMELSDPKNTSVIGVDLDQSSLQGGAPTSDKDETSSSIKMDLTDTDSSQTRWQRLVKYFHHTSNLIFLFLELHMPKFVVLFLMLVCIYDKCALYFILVLLLVLACAFGRPMQIFAIYTSSVFVSVMLLARMIYQTDYINPGNWNVTCEMQNNSKIANNAKWLGFYKTSKDASLPHLVKWNIMYILVVTLWAVILVRQFNYRVSRGKPTTRAFFMFPKITRWDADKSTSNCIKYLFNYGFFKFGVEICLMATVAVIGFRMDMYSIIYSVWLCVMFIAKRDTLAKIWTFYMMFIALLLPIQYVMTVGLPPTLCILFPWDQDYWDKSEVKNAAIFRRLQEFSYLLDTEYPPSPKKLICDFILLLLVSRQAVIFRIEKRWAGREYPGGSNDIIIHHAEEKGFVNPTPDYISSVRSYLDVIKKGVYSSFLWITLAIVFLAGTNRVNVFSIGYLIGAFVFLWQGTDLYLRPIPTIIKSWDLFLGYNVFVILCKTALQIVGCIFIQDIPNYACWLIQLFGIGCVKKFGDLTVQAGLADELVCKVPREYVGLVWDGLCFGFMIMQRRIFTSYNFFHLINEIKAGSILASRGAELIEELRLKRMTEQEEQERRVLEKIKAKMDRIKANQQKIQGSSYKDSENHYVDTIFKGRPKRRTREPKSYKQAVRSGDYYMFDDLDDEDELDFMDIPKDDEEEAKGRGQTVSELLSTAMKTDISTSVKRSETDFRRRGSMPLPTRQKSIISTRSQLSAPYSAPPIIEEPGPRTVTIIDERGKDEPKPGTSKDDDESTVISEQKPTVREKVSVGLLFVWAFIQSSMISLTNFLNKYSRDYRYVIRVLAKEKKFLKEHTDYNVGLRLGSGQLWQPAASYNSLLGQSHEDSVLPTPSCGTFSPSDSYRLVSNSDRPSLDRRDYDEKPPVSDESDQKAMATLPYTSDQDREGSRIDMEEYEGTEMSSYDQPPIIRLLLAIWYIIMSRSENVCYFIIFLNQIKSATFLSLPLPLMVFLWGTLTIPRPDKTFWVTIIAYTEVIVLIKCMFQFDIIPWNMSQGITNNPFYPPRIIGIERNSNFAVWDLLLLLVVFFHRFMLKSMGLWKSSPVPAVLLTEGDYKVNSEGKLEPVQSEMQITRRSSKHSDKTLSSKSSVPEDSDLERLVEESDQNEDDMRRASITKQDLQDKILSVECQRVDPMAHLPQSLKLAFLKYGESIRLFFKQLRDPTSRVAADVYSYMFLCDFYNFFVILIGYSSFGTQQGDGGVSSYLEDDRVPVLFLLMLILQFTLIIVDRGIFLRKNILAKIIFQFIQVFVLHIWLFIVFPIITERGFNSVLAPQMYYMVKCFYLLLSAYQIRCGYPTRILGNFLCKGYNYVNMFLFKGFMAIPFLFELRTVMDWMWTDTSMTVFDWIKMEDIFSHIFQIKCTRHVESEYPQPRGERKPPVIKYLMGGAILALIIAIIWFPLVFFSLGNAVGKPNPPYDVTLEIRIGPYEPVYQMSAQSNSIHQFTESNLAQLQQAYIQQKTAATFISNYEGPDIAAVKLSLDSANIWSISPPDRERMVAEVSSNDSLKIRLEYKVSHKTSKPEDSGVIPDNVEIQVPAAINGKPNVMRQNLLQMLKGNKSASPMILEDILPKFLKVTNRGTAKSISQLMFLNNEDAESPNPVGKAFRTISLSLDSSNDSVTEWWQIKENCTDLNYKMFLKKLPMADCNSIIVYTFNDKIFPSTLSVLTGGGIIGLYSTLVFVAFRFFRGFFAEQCFKIMFEDMPNIDRVLQLCLDIYLVREAGEFALEEDLFAKLVFLFRSPETMIKWTRPKEELADDEDPEGDA; encoded by the exons ATGGCCAATTTTTTCTTGTGCTTGTTCATCTTTAGGATAGTGTTGCCGATCGTTCTGGGGGCAT GTATCATTTTCCGGCCGTCTCTACTTTCCGCCATTTACCTCCTTTTCCTCCTCTTTCTCCCATGTATCCCTATACCGACGGCCAGCTCCATGGCCGGTTCCACCGGCATCTACATCAAGCTCCTCATCGCCACATCCATCCTGACCTTTGTAGCCCAACTGGCTTTCCAGATTGTCCTTCTGGCTATGCCTCCATACGGCCATATCCTCGAAAAATGCGAACTCTTAGAGCAAATTCTACGACACGTGGGTCTTGTCCGGCTCGATGCCATGAACCCCATCGCTGTGGTCACCTGGATTTCGCCTGAAATCGTCATGGTGGTCATATCCGTCGGGACCTACGTCATCTGTAAGAAACTCCTCGAGAAACGGACCGTTGAAGTGGTCGAAAACGAGGAGAATCTTCCACAGAAGGCGAAAGCCAACAGAAAACAATTCAATCTTTTCGTCGCTGTTGGCAAATATGCCGTTTTAGTGGCGCTGTGTGTGGCTGCAGTGCTCCGACCCTCTGTACCTGGAGGGTTGTATTTCTTGGTGTTTTTGTGTGCCGCCACGTGGTGGTCGTGTTGTAAGGAGCTCGGCAAGGGCTTTGCCATTGTGATGAGGTGTGTCATGGCCGTGGTGGTAGTCCACATGGGCGCTCTCTACACGTATCAGTTCCAATGGCCACAGGAGTACCTCGACAAGAACAGTACCTATGCGCGGTATTTCGGCTTGACTCCGATTTTTTGGTCCAATTGCACCGACGATCCCAGAACCTTCAACTGGGAGCAAGAGGAATGGGCGACTTATGCCAACCCCATCGCCCTTTTCCTCCTCTACTACGTGCTAGCACTAGAATCCAAGTTCTTGCTTAAGCCCCAG TCGCAAAAGAAGCAGGGGAAATTTTTACGTCTCGAAGGGAGTTTTACGAAGCCGCTGAATCGGCAGCTTTCTAACAAACAACTAATGCGCAGAGCCACGACGAGAAACAAGTGGCAAAGTGCTACTCGCAAAGTCCGA ATTCCCCGGACCGAATATGCCATTAGTGAGCACACACCC TTAATCGGGGGAGTGAGTCCATCACGACGTTACGGCTCTGGTAAAAAACCACCCGTTTATCAAGACTCGACGGGAAGTTTCACCATAACTGGCGAGAACCCAGAAGACATCCCAATGGATGAACTCGGTAAGG GTGCTGCAGAAGAGGAATACAAGCCAACCATCATCGAGAATGTCATGTATGGCCTAGAGTCGATCCTCCAGGTCATCATCAAATCCTCATACATCGTCACAAACATCATCATGATGGCGTGGAGTATAACCTACATCAGCTGGATCACTTTCGTTCTTCTCATCTGGGCCAATCTTTTGTGGCTTGTTCCTAACCAAAGGAAATCAATGCTTCGGTCTAGTCCCTTCCTGGTGGCCTACGCGTGGTTCCTCCTCATTTCGGCATACATTTACTCGATGAATCTTACCGAAAGCGAGTTACCAACTACCATCGAAGGCATAGATTTGTCCGAAATCGGCTTCCAGAAGGTGGAGGTTCTCCCGTGCAACCCTCTTCTAGTTAAATGTCTCTTCACGGCGATGTTTTGGATCACTCTGAGACAATTCGTAAGAGAACGAATCGAAGAACGCCAAACTACAGCACTTGCCGACATGGCTGCGCCCCTCCAAGTGACTGTAGGAGCGGCAGCTGGGGTTGAAAACGAACAAGACCCTGGCAGTAAACTAATGGAGAAAATCGGGCAATATTTGAGgaaaattttgacgaaattttggaTTTGGGTGGTGGCGATCACGCTTTTCGCCGTGGCCATAACCGGGGAGAGGATGACAGCGTTTAGGATTTTCTACATGGCGTTGTTCCTGTTTTTCATCCTCACGTTCCAAATCTCGTTTAGAGCTTGGAGGAAGATGATGTTCGGGTTCTGGTTAACTGTCATAGTCTTTTCCATGGCAATACTAGTCATGGTCTACACTTACCAATTCAAGAACTTTGATATCTACTGGCGGGATTACCTACACGTGCCTATTCAACG CCAATTGGATATCGGCCTGGAAAAATTCGAGACGAAACAGTTGTTCGTCCGATTGGTCACTCCCacattttttgtcataatcaCTGTAATCCAACTGCACTACTTCCATAAAGAGTTTATGGAACTGTCTGATCCGAAAAATACCAGCGTTATTGGAGTAGACCTAGATCAGAGTAGCCTCCAAGGGGGCGCCCCTACTAGTGATAAAGACGAAACGTCTTCATCCATCAAGATGGACCTGACCGACACAG ATTCATCGCAAACTCGGTGGCAACGCCTCGTTAAGTATTTCCACCACACCAGTAACCTAATTTTCCTATTCCTGGAGTTACACATGCCCAAATTCgtcgttttgtttttaatgcttGTTTGCATTTACGACAAATGCGCCTTGTACTTCATCCTAGTCCTTCTCCTAGTACTTGCGTGTGCTTTCGGACGTCCCATgcaaatttttgcgatttatACGAGTTCTGTTTTCGTCTCTGTGATGTTACTAGCGCGAATGATTTACCAAACCGATTATATAAATCCCGGTAATTGGAACGTAACCTGTGAG ATGcaaaacaattcaaaaattgcgAATAACGCAAAATGGTTGGGTTTTTACAAAACGAGCAAAGATGCAAGTCTACCGCACTTGGTCAAGTGGAACATCATGTATATCCTTGTGGTGACCCTATGGGCTGTTATTTTGGTCCGGCAGTTTAATTATAGGGTTTCGAGGGGGAAACCGACCACAAGGGCTTTTTTCATGTTTCCCAAAATCACGCGATGGGACGCTGATAAAAGTACAAGCAACTGTATCAAGTATTTATTCAACTATGGTTTCTTCAAGTTCGGAGTAGAAATTTGTTTGATGGCTACAGTGGCCGTCATTGGCTTCAGGATGGACATGTATTCCATCATCTATAGTGTTTGGCTGTGTGTTATGTTTATTGCAAAACGGGACACACTTGCCAAAATTTGGACTTTCTACATGATGTTTATTGCCTTACTTCTCCCAATTCAATACGTAATGACAGTAGGATTACCTCCAACACTGTGTATAC TTTTTCCATGGGACCAAGACTATTGGGACAAAAGTGAAGTAAAAAATGCTGCAATTTTCCGAAGACTTCAGGAGTTCTCCTACTTATTGGACACAGAGTATCCCCCTTCTCCCAAGAAACttatttgtgattttattCTTCTCCTTTTGGTGTCTCGTCAAGCTGTGATCTTCCGTATCGAGAAAAGATGGGCAGGGCGGGAATACCCAGGCGGTTCTAACGATATTATAATCCATCACGCGGAAGAAAAAGGGTTTGTTAACCCAACCCCGGACTACATATCGAGTGTCAGATCATATTTGGACGTTATCAAGAAAGGGGTCTACTCCAGTTTCCTCTGGATAACCCTAGCTATAGTCTTTCTAGCCGGCACTAACCGGGTTAATGTTTTCTCAATCGGTTACTTGATCGGtgcttttgtgtttttgtggcAAGGTACCGACTTGTATCTCCGACCTATCCCGACAATCATCAAGTCATGGGACCTTTTTTTGGGATACAACGTTTTCGTAATTTTGTGCAAAACCGCCTTACAAATAGTCGGTTGTATTTTCATACAAGACATCCCAAACTATGCCTGTTGGCTTATCCAGCTGTTTGGTATCGGTTGCGTGAAAAAATTCGGCGATCTTACCGTACAAGCCGGTCTCGCCGACGAACTCGTTTGCAAAGTACCGAGAGAATACGTCGGACTTGTATGGGACGGGTTATGTTTCGGTTTTATGATAATGCAGCGACGCATTTTCACCAGTTATAACTTCTTCCACCTTATTAACGAGATCAAAGCGGGCTCTATTCTGGCTTCGCGAGGCGCCGAGCTGATCGAGGAGCTCCGTCTGAAACGCATGACCGAACAGGAGGAGCAAGAACGTCGCGTtctagaaaaaatcaaagccAAGATGGACCGCATCAAAGCCAACCAGCAGAAAATCCAAGGATCGAGTTACAAAGACAGTGAAAACCACTACGTGG ATACGATATTTAAGGGTAGGCCTAAGCGGAGAACGAGGGAGCCCAAGTCGTACAAGCAgg CTGTGCGGTCCGGCGACTACTACATGTTCGATGATTTAGATGACGAAGATGAGTTAGATTTTATGGACATACCGAAAGATGATGAGGAAGAGGCGAAGGGACGCGGACAGACTGTTAGTGAG CTTCTAAGTACTGCCATGAAGACTGACATCAGTACGAGTGTGAAACGGTCCGAGACTGATTTTCGTCGAAGAGGAAGTATGCCTCTACCGACAAGACAGAAATCGATAATATCGACCCGGTCACAACTATCAGCACCCTATTCTGCTCCTCCTATA ATTGAGGAGCCGGGACCTAGAACCGTCACTATTATCGATGAGCGGGGAAAAGACGAGCCAAAGCCAGGCACTAGTAAAGATGATGACGAGTCCACTGTCATAAGTGAGCAAA AACCAACAGTCCGGGAAAAAGTCTCGGTCGGGTTGTTATTCGTCTGGGCTTTCATCCAGAGCTCAATGATCAGTCTCACCAACTTCCTCAATAAATACTCGAGGGATTACCGCTACGTAATCCGTGTTTTGGCCAAGGAGAAAAAGTTTTTGAAGGAACACACGGACTACAACGTTGGTTTGCGTCTCGGCTCGGGTCAGTTGTGGCAACCAGCAGCGTCGTACAACAGTCTTCTTGGCCAGTCACA CGAGGATTCGGTGCTACCGACTCCGTCTTGCGGCACATTCAGTCCTTCCGATTCGTACAGACTCGTCTCGAATAGCGACAG GCCATCTTTGGATCGCCGGGACTACGACGAGAAACCGCCAGTCAGCGACGAGAGCGACCAAAAAGCCATGGCTACCTTACCCTACACGTCCGATCAGGACAG GGAGGGGTCGCGGATCGATATGGAGGAGTACGAAGGCACGGAGATGTCCTCGTACGACCAGCCGCCCATAATAAGGCTTTTACTCGCGATCTGGTACATCATAATGAGCCGATCCGAAAACGTCTGCTACTTTATCATATTTTTGAACCAAATCAAATCGGCGACTTTCCTGTCGTTGCCGTTGCCTCTCATGGTGTTCCTCTGGGGTACTTTGACCATTCCGAGGCCGGACAAGACTTTCTGGGTTACCATTATCGCATATACTGAG GTAATAGTACTGATCAAATGCATGTTCCAATTCGATATAATACCCTGGAACATGAGTCAAGGGATCACAAACAACCCATTCTACCCTCCAAGAATAATCGGAATTGAGCGAAACTCCAATTTTGCCGTTTGGGACCTTTTGCTTCTCTTGGTCGTATTTTTCCACAG ATTTATGTTAAAATCGATGGGTTTGTGGAAAAGTTCCCCAGTCCCGGCTGTCCTTCTGACCGAAGGCGACTACAAAGTGAACTCCGAGGGTAAACTCGAACCGGTTCAAAGTGAGATGCAAATCACGCGCCGCAG CTCCAAGCACAGTGACAAGACTCTTTCGAGTAAAAGTTCGGTCCCTGAAGACAGTGACCTCGAACGGCTCGTGGAGGAGTCGGATCAAAACGAAGATGATATGAGAAGGGCCAGTATAACCAAGCAGGATTTACAGGATAAGATTTTGAGTGTGGAGTGTCAACGGGTCGATCCTATGGCACACTTGCCCCAGTCGTTAAAACTAGC GTTCTTGAAATACGGGGAAAGTATCAGACTGTTTTTCAAGCAGTTGCGCGACCCCACGTCCAGGGTGGCTGCTGATGTGTATTCGTACATGTTTCTGTgcgatttttacaattttttcgttattttgaTCGGGTATAGTTCGTTCGGGACGCAGCAAGGGGATGGAGGAGTGTCTTCGTATCTGGAAGACGACAGAGTCCCCGTCTTGTTCCTCCTGATGCTTATTTTACAGTTCACGTTGATTATAGTGGACCGAGGGATATTTTTAAGGAAGAATATTTTAGCTAAGATTATATTCCAGTTTATCCAAGTTTTTGTCTTGCACATTTGGTTGTTTATCGTTTTTCCCATAATCACGGAACg GGGCTTCAATTCAGTGTTAGCCCCTCAAATGTATTACATGGTCAAGTGTTTCTACTTGCTGTTATCAGCATATCAGATCAGATGTGGCTACCCGACCCGAATTTTGGGCAACTTCCTGTGTAAAGGCTACAATTATGTCAATATGTTCCTATTTAAGGGTTTCATGGCGATTCCCTTTCTATTCGAATTGAGGACCGTGATGGACTGGATGTGGACCGACACCTCAATGACTGTCTTTGACTGGATCAAAATGGAGGACATATTTTCACACATTTTCCAAATCAAA TGCACACGACACGTTGAAAGCGAGTATCCCCAACCACGAGGCGAGCGCAAACCCCCCGTCATCAAATACCTGATGGGGGGAGCAATCCTCGCCCTAATTATCGCCATAATTTGGTTCCCTCTCGTCTTCTTCTCACTGGGAAACGCCGTGGGCAAGCCCAACCCTCCCTACGACGTAACCCTCGAAATCCGTATAGGGCCCTACGAGCCGGTTTACCAGATGTCGGCCCAAAGCAACTCGATTCATCAATTTACCGAAAGCAATCTCGCTCAACTGCAACAGGCCTACATCCAGCAAAAGACCGCGGCAACCTTCATTTCGAATTACGAAGGACCCGATATTGCCGCCGTTAAGCTTAGCTTAGACTCGGCAAACATCTGGAGCATCTCACCGCCGGATCGTGAACGAATGGTGGCGGAAGTTAGTTCCAACGATTCGTTGAAAATTAGACTCGAATATAAGGTTTCGCACAAGACCAGTAAACCGGAAGATTCCGGCGTGATTCCCGACAATGTCGAGATCCAAGTTCCGGCGGCAATCAACGGGAAACCGAACGTCATGAGGCAGAATCTTTTACAAATGCTGAAGGGTAATAAGAGTGCAAGTCCGATGATTCTCGAAGATATACTCcccaaatttttgaaagttaCCAACCGGGGGACGGCGAAGTCCATCTCGCAGTTAATGTTTTTGAATAACGAGGATGCAG AAAGTCCAAACCCTGTCGGGAAGGCGTTCAGGACTATAAGTTTAAGCTTGGATAGTAGCAACGACTCCGTTACGGAGTGGTGGCAGATTAAGGAAAATTGTACTGATCTTAATTACAAAATGTTCCTCAAAAAGCTACCGATGGCCGACTGCAACTCCATCATTGTGTATACTTtcaacgataaaatttttcccaGTACTTTGAGCGTTCTAACTGGGGGAGG CATAATCGGCCTTTACTCAACTCTAGTTTTCGTTGCTTTCCGCTTCTTCCGCGGTTTCTTCGCCGAGCAGTGCTTCAAAATCATGTTTGAAGACATGCCGAACATAGACCGAGTGTTGCAACTCTGCCTCGACATCTACCTAGTCCGTGAAGCCGGCGAATTCGCTCTAGAGGAAGACCTCTTTGCGAAACTAGTGTTCCTCTTCCGGTCGCCGGAAACCATGATTAAGTGGACGCGACCTAAGGAAGAGCTCGCCGACGACGAGGACCCCGAAGGGGACGCCTAA